Proteins encoded together in one Acetobacteroides hydrogenigenes window:
- a CDS encoding co-chaperone GroES, with the protein MPLSIDNVNFSNIALVGDRVLVKPKSEQDRTKTGLFLPPGVQEKEYIQAGYVVTVGPGYPIPAITDPDEPWKDNKEQVKYVPLQPLEGDLVVYLQSSAWEVELNGEKFFIVPHNSILLIISNQDLFQ; encoded by the coding sequence ATGCCTCTTTCAATCGACAATGTCAACTTTTCGAATATAGCTTTAGTTGGCGATCGCGTACTTGTTAAACCTAAAAGCGAACAGGATAGAACCAAGACGGGTCTATTTCTTCCTCCTGGCGTACAAGAAAAGGAGTACATCCAAGCAGGCTACGTTGTTACAGTAGGCCCAGGCTATCCTATTCCTGCTATTACCGATCCGGATGAGCCATGGAAAGATAACAAGGAGCAAGTAAAATACGTCCCCCTTCAACCTCTTGAAGGAGATTTGGTTGTTTATCTGCAAAGCAGCGCTTGGGAAGTTGAACTGAATGGAGAAAAATTTTTTATTGTACCTCACAACTCCATTCTGCTCATTATTAGCAATCAAGATCTCTTCCAATAG
- a CDS encoding MarR family transcriptional regulator, giving the protein MENKEKIVQAFTQAGKPLKSGEAAELANVDKKETDKIIKEMVKEGALVSPKRCYYELKHS; this is encoded by the coding sequence ATGGAAAACAAAGAAAAAATTGTTCAGGCCTTTACCCAAGCTGGCAAACCATTAAAGTCAGGAGAAGCAGCAGAACTGGCTAATGTTGATAAAAAAGAAACCGACAAGATTATCAAGGAAATGGTAAAAGAAGGTGCGCTCGTATCGCCTAAACGATGCTACTACGAGCTAAAGCATTCTTAA
- a CDS encoding tRNA threonylcarbamoyladenosine dehydratase: MSNWNERTLLLIGEENYKKLEKAHVLVVGLGGVGAYAAEMICRAGVGEMTIVDADVISPSNRNRQLPALESTHGLLKSDVMQSRLLDINPKIKLNVIAKYIKDEETDILLDSAKFDFVVDCIDTLAPKVNLIKKTLDRKIPLVSSMGAGAKTDPTKIEIKDISKSHHCPLAHMLRKRLGKLGIKKGFQVVFSSELARPEAVILVENEQNKKSTVGTISYMPPLFGCHCASVVIRGLLGEIEIRKED; this comes from the coding sequence ATGAGCAACTGGAACGAGCGAACACTCCTTCTTATTGGAGAAGAGAACTATAAAAAACTAGAAAAGGCACACGTATTAGTAGTTGGGTTGGGAGGTGTTGGTGCATATGCTGCCGAAATGATCTGCCGCGCAGGAGTTGGAGAGATGACTATTGTTGATGCCGACGTGATTTCACCTTCAAACCGAAACAGGCAGCTGCCGGCATTGGAATCAACCCATGGATTGCTAAAATCGGATGTTATGCAATCCCGATTATTGGACATCAACCCAAAGATTAAGCTAAACGTAATCGCCAAATATATTAAGGACGAAGAAACAGACATTCTGCTTGATTCTGCAAAATTCGATTTCGTTGTTGACTGCATTGACACACTTGCACCCAAGGTTAACCTTATTAAGAAAACGTTAGATCGCAAGATACCGCTCGTAAGCAGCATGGGGGCAGGAGCAAAAACTGATCCTACCAAAATTGAAATAAAAGATATTTCCAAATCGCACCATTGTCCTCTTGCCCATATGCTTCGCAAACGACTAGGGAAACTAGGCATAAAAAAAGGATTCCAAGTGGTATTCTCTTCTGAACTAGCACGCCCAGAAGCAGTAATCCTAGTAGAAAACGAACAGAATAAAAAATCAACGGTTGGAACCATCTCTTACATGCCACCGCTATTTGGATGCCACTGTGCTTCAGTTGTTATTAGAGGGCTCCTTGGCGAGATAGAAATAAGAAAGGAGGACTAA
- a CDS encoding TatD family hydrolase produces MEVPFVDIHSHNKCRSSNITVTSAFLGENIAEIQKPFSIGIHPWHSDISTSNLELKFSPYLDEIVALGEIGLDRAIKIPISKQTKIFLAQLDIAKKHSLPVMIHCVKAYSDMLAIIPKYKKITYIFHGFYASQQILRCLLPYNTFFSMGIRELQRSKGTTLIRSIPANRLFLETDESGTEIEDVYTLASKAISIDIKVLREQLYNNYTNLF; encoded by the coding sequence ATGGAAGTACCCTTTGTAGACATCCACTCGCATAACAAGTGCCGAAGTAGTAATATCACAGTTACTTCGGCCTTTTTAGGTGAAAATATAGCGGAGATACAAAAGCCTTTTAGTATAGGGATACATCCATGGCATTCAGACATTTCAACCAGCAATTTAGAACTCAAATTTAGTCCCTACCTAGATGAAATTGTTGCACTGGGTGAAATTGGATTAGATAGAGCAATTAAAATTCCTATCAGCAAACAAACTAAAATTTTTTTAGCACAGCTGGACATCGCTAAAAAGCATAGTCTACCAGTTATGATTCACTGCGTTAAGGCATATTCAGACATGCTTGCAATCATTCCGAAATATAAAAAGATAACCTATATTTTCCATGGGTTTTATGCTAGCCAACAAATCCTTCGATGTTTACTACCTTATAACACCTTCTTTTCTATGGGAATAAGGGAACTTCAGCGTTCCAAAGGTACTACTCTTATTAGAAGCATACCCGCTAATAGGCTTTTCTTAGAAACAGACGAAAGCGGCACTGAAATTGAAGATGTCTACACTTTGGCATCTAAGGCTATAAGCATAGATATTAAAGTATTAAGAGAGCAACTCTACAATAACTACACAAACTTATTTTAA